From Azospirillum brasilense:
GACGGGAAAGCCGACGTGTCGAAGATGCGGGCCGGGCTGTAGGCAATGCCGACGGCGCCGTCGAAAGGCGAAACCGTCTCGCCCTCGGCCAGCCGGTGCGGCTGCGGCGCATCGCTCACATAGGCGGTGGCCACACGACGGGGATCGCGGACGGTGAAGCCGGTTTCGGTCATGCCAAGCGGGCCGGTCACCAGCCGCGTCACGGCCTCGTCCAGCGGCGTGCCGCCGACGCGCGCGATCAGCGCGCCCAGCACATCGGTTGCCAGTGAATAGCCCCAAGCCTTGCCCGGCTCGTACAGCAGCGGCACGCTGGCGAGCCGACGCAGATTTTCCTCGAGGGTGATGCCGGACGCATCCATGCCATCCGACACGCCCGCCCGAGCATAGGGGCCGTTTTCGTCGGCTTCGAGGAAGCGGTAACCGAGACCGGCCGTGTGATTGAGCAACTGCCGCACCGTGATGCGCGCCGGGCGGCCATCGGCCAGCGCGGAGCGGAACTCGGGCAACCAAGTGTCGATGCCGGCGTCCAGGTCGAGCCGCCCCTGCGCCACCAGGACCAGCGCGGCGGTGGCGACGATGGGCTTGCTCACCGAAGCCAGCCGGAACACCGACCCGACGGTCAGCGGCCGCGCGCTTTCACGGTCGGCCAGTCCAGTGGCCTGCTGGTGGATCAGTTCGCCGTCACGGGCGACCAGAACGACGGCACCGACCAGTCG
This genomic window contains:
- a CDS encoding serine hydrolase domain-containing protein, translated to MTNSPSPLHHAAPSTHLSTRIHAVVQQAVDDRRLVGAVVLVARDGELIHQQATGLADRESARPLTVGSVFRLASVSKPIVATAALVLVAQGRLDLDAGIDTWLPEFRSALADGRPARITVRQLLNHTAGLGYRFLEADENGPYARAGVSDGMDASGITLEENLRRLASVPLLYEPGKAWGYSLATDVLGALIARVGGTPLDEAVTRLVTGPLGMTETGFTVRDPRRVATAYVSDAPQPHRLAEGETVSPFDGAVGIAYSPARIFDTSAFPSGGAGMAGTAGDFLRLLETLRRGGGALLPGDLIGEMGRDQTGGMELPNAPGFGFGLGFSVLRDPRLAASPESPGTWRWGGAYGHAWFVDRARGLSVVAFTNTLYEGMSGRFVTDLRDAVYGALEDR